cctcctgaccagtatagatgatgtgagtatgagagaaaagcccacacttagagccaaacacgaaagccctctaaaatgtgagttataagccttaaagtggaaccactttccacatacacttaaagaaaagagaggctgccacaatttgcctagggtgaagtgatcacgggtagcaaatactgaaggcagtaggaacccctcccataaaaaaaaaaaaaagaaaaaaaaaaagaaaaaaaaaaaaagaaaaccaccacttttagaacccttttttcttaaccttttatacccagataaacacccctagcccctgggactgtgtgtaaggcatgaaacaaatggagcttactggccaggaagaagtgtgaaaaaagcagaaaccagctgggcaggaaagttagaagaaaatcgaccagggagacattccaggtccaaaaaaagaaGGGATAAGGGTAGCGAagccacgaaaaaaaaaaaagaggaagaaagaaagaaaagaagaaaatggtcagagatttgaccacacaaaaaaaatgaaggaataagggtggcgaagccacaagaagcctactaaccagttggaaactcaagccagaagcaccagctaagaaaagcaactgatcagaagcctgatgcacacaatcccccttcataaattaaatagaagtttttgaaccttagagccttaggaacatctacccaaaacactacaacccaacagccccgttacaagccttaaagtccttcagtagctgcacgtgagatctaagtccaaagcaattgtggttgagcatgatgagagaattcagtcctaacgttcctggtgaggtgcgagtgactgagtgaacctagtggttgaccgagagtgtgggcgatcttgacaagcagatgtactgactgggagagaaagggggggggcggcagaagttcaaggctgtctaaggccggattgcacctgatcccgaggggagggatggttgaaaatgtagcccaatctgttagtgttttatgtgtttctgtgtttgtgtttgtgttttctttcttcttcgtcgttgtagtctagagtccagttttaggtagagtcgggcagggaagtaaccaggctagaatgcgacttattgctttttgtttgttcttcacgcttgagggcaagcatgtggtaagtgtgagcagtttgataagtcgtattctaggcctcggttactggtcagtatgacaggtttaaatgattatatttgcaaagcagttgctcaaagtgtgcaggataagtgttctggccagtagggaagttccggagtgttcgggtagaaaaagcgccagcatggtctcatactgatccgtatacgtgctaaaacggcttgagatgaagaagacggatagctgggacggattacccacaattaagggcaaagaagtcaaattgcagcgaggatttaccctaaaatcaagggtagcctccctataaaaggtagccaagttggagagagaaggagccttggagagacttcaattcaccatcatctttaggtagagagttctctcggtaatttcagtctttcagccgtgtcccacttcttgcctcgccgagccatgatcacctgacgttcagaatgttcccgagttccagtcatcgtccgttccagttagctagatcgtagttccagtcagagattttatcgcccggagtggcaaacaatctttaaattgctttcgtagtttaattagttctccgtctttacgttggatttctgttacattttgggattttgttgttttgaaatgcttgctttggatatccgaacgtgttaatgctatgaagttgatttccgtttcgttcattgtagtgttcttttctttccttgtctagttagcttagatctaagatttctcggtgttttaagtgctaaatctctaaattctgttacgtaacaaatttctttaggataggtaaacaagtactatttgatctggaagtagatcgttgcatgcaaggcttcgttttattttctgaatcgatctttcatgttgaccagcatgcagaagtccagtttcagcgtttgatttcagatttgatttcttagttttagatctgtgttcgcgagttgttaatctgcgtttgccgggttggatctggaattgttatctgagtttaatttgtgttgttggagaagatgatgtctacatccagattggggaccaccttacttttatttacttttgctttcttttgtccttcacctctggttgtacctgcagatctgtcagcctagtcaccactacctccactacactctgaatattctgtttagccaaaaatagaaataccgtcctttccaaacaatttctgttacaccatgtcccctcatttccacgtacacagttgcattccatgatctgctcccccatcctagtcagtaggacgccaccctttaattactcgcctaggtagaaactcaacccgagcgtggtagctaaccaaccctccaaaacatcaccgcagtagtttaaacgcaccatctctgtgggattcgacccttacctccactatactgatcagtagaagtgggttgaggaatctttgaagacgaggtctaggcttagttaggatctttatcctgccagtaggatatatcctcacttgaacgacacctacgcaccacgTTACCTCTTCATTAACAAACCATCGTGTAAAATTTTTCACAACTATTCCTCATGGAGATGGAATTCAGTAATATAACAACTCTTACATTTATATGCATAAggataaaaataacaaaaaaaaatagtgaattTTTCCCAATAGTACGTGTACACTCAATAATTACATTTCAAACCTATCATTTATCAATGTGCCGTAATTCAGATTATAATATTATACCATCAtgtacataataataataataataataataataataataataataataataataataataataataataataataattcttcAAATCTTGAGTGTTTGAAAGTTGAAACTCGACAAGTTACATTAATACTCTATGCTAATCACAATCATCACACGCGAATTAAAACTCTTGGGCGCAATattaaattatcaattattatatgtTTTAAATATAGTTATCCAGCTTACAAATAAATTAGATAACTTTTTAAAGAATGGGCATGCAGCCTAGGTCAAATAATTGTCCTAGTACTAGTGAGCATTTTCAATAATGATAGTCACGAGTTACAAGCATTTTTTACTTTGGTCATAACATAGATACTATATAGGTCCACTCCATGTACGCCCAATTGCATTTACAATTTAAAtaattgcagcaagatctgcccctctgTCGCCAACTGCGCTATATTGATACTACTATTCCTACTATATTGATTTATTCCCTGCAATATCTTCATTTATGAATTTACAGCCCCTCACGCTTCAATTTATTTTGTCTctaagggtgtccacaatggtggcccttgaaggccaccaaatgtggcccggcCATCATTCGTGGCTCTCTTGAATCCCTCTGCAATGgtaattaacaaaatttaacaaaaacaacaagggccaccaaatgtggccctctcaaaaaaaaataatttgttcactttttttaatgttatttttaatttaactatattaaatttattagactttaaatttatgatatttataaatttaattaaaataaaataatttggattgtaaataaaaaaattcacaaggTTGCAAGGTTGAATTGAAATTGGAAGggttcatcgtcggaatccatagTTGCAAGGTTGAATTGAAATTGGAAGTAAATATTGGAAAGATTGGAAGAAAATGGAAGTAAAATGGAGTTGGAAAAATGGAATGGAAATGTAGTATTTTATAaagaatttttgaaatttaccaaaaaaaaaaaaaaagcggCCCAACCGCGAAATGCGGCCAGCTGCaatggagggccgcggctcacacggctcagccgcgtgaaggccgcggccgtgGCTCTCGGCCCTGCGCCCCGCCTCTTGGCTCTCTGCAATGGAGGGCCGTGGaccgagccgcgggccgcggctcccccaatGTGGACACTCTAAACCATGATACAACCAACTATATAAGTGACATAATTTGATGTTTCTTTTCATAATAATTTGATAACTATCAATAAAGAATTTAATACATGTAAATAATGAAATGATTATGGTAACGTGACAATTATTTACACACTGGAATTTCATACGGCGCCGTATATAGTAGTGGAACGTCAATTTAGTAATTAAAGATCCTTTATTCCATTCATACAGAGTACTAGCTAGTAGTATTTTACAATAATATAAACTATCtcacgcacatacacatacacatacacatacacatacacatacacatacacatacacatacacatacacatacacatacacatacacatacacatacacatacacatctTTCAATAAATATGgccaaatatttatttatttttctaattttactagtataatttatctCTCTATTCCAGGGCTCCAAACTACTTGCTCTATTTTCGTTTATATAAATTCGCACACAACAGCTGCAAAACCACTGAGCAAACAATCACTCATTAATCCATttcactctttctctctcactcatGGCTGCAAGCTTATCTCTAGGCTTCTCTTTCTCATCATCTCTGTTTGAGTAGAGAATGAGTAATCTTCTTCTCGGAAGAAGATGCCTTCTCATCATCAACTAACCCCTCAAATCGCCCTCTACTGCGATGAGGAGGAATACTATTGGGACTCCCACTCCGATAACAATAACACCATCTCTAATTACTTTAATACCCCTCACGTTAACTACGAGGACGAGCTCGCCTCTCTACTGCACAAAGAGCAGGAACACCAACCGCTCCTAAAAATCCGCTGCGCCGCGTCTGCGAGAGCCGAGGCGGTTGACTGGATCCTTACAGTTGTTCGCTACTATTCCTTCTCCGCGCTCACTGCGGTGCTTGCGGTTAACTATTTCGATCGATTTCAAAATAGCTCTGAATCTCGTGTAGAGAAGCCATGGATGGCTCAATTAACTGCTGTTGCTTGCATTTCCTTGGCTGCCAAAGTGGAGGAGACTCACGTTCCTCTGCTCCTCGATCTCCAAGTATGTATACATTCgaatttttctctctttctctgttTCTCTCTGTGTGTGCgcgattgattgttgagatcgGATTTGCAGGTGGTAGAAAAGATCGATTACGTTTTCGAATCGAAAACGATTCAGAGAATGGAGATTTTAGTCCTTTCCACTCTCGATTGGAAGATGAATCCGGTTACTCCAGTTTCGTTTCTCGACTGCATCGCCAGAAAGTTAGGGCTCTTCAGCGAGATCTCCAGGGACTTTCTTAGGAGATGCCATTGccttcttctctctctactttctgGTAATTAAACAtcttctctctatctctctctctctctctctctctctcttcaatttctgcgtatttacagtttgAACATTGAATCGATCTGCAGACTGTAGATTCATGAGGTATTCCTCGTCTGCATTGGCGACCGCCACAATGCTGTATGTAATCAGCAGCGTCGAGCCAACAATCGGCGTCGATTATCACGATCAGCTCGTCGGAATTCTCGGAATCGACAAGGTAACGAAATGAATTTCGAGATTGCAATTGATTGGTATTGTTTTGTGATTTAATTTGAGAGTGATATAATTATAATGGAACAGGATAAGGTGGAGAATTGTTGCAAGCTGATAGAGGAGGTGGCCACCGGCGCCGGCTCGTTATACTCGTGTAACAAGAGGAAGCTCCCCGGAAGTCCCAAAGGGGTGGTGGACGTCTACTTCAGCTCCGACGATTCCTCCGCCGCCTCGTCGCCGGAGCACCACACGAAGAAATTCAAGTCcacataattaattaactaatgcATTTTTTCCTCTCTGCATTTATATTcccttttttatttatctatttttaaatAGGTGAATTTTAAATCGCTGTGTAGAATAACATTTTCTACGAAATCTCTGAATGCATTTCCAGCAAAATGACCATCttcattttttaatgtgtgtatttcgGGAGTATTCGATTTGGCAAGTCAAATCGGAAACTGGCCTCTTCTAAGAGTATCcgctataaggcggacacgcccaatagccccgccccagtttttgtccataaccccaattttgttgtccatagccccaaaattctatttccgccactatagtggacacctccaatagccccaaaattccaaatacaaaattccacattttcacatccctccaatagccgcgtcctcgccgcGAACGCGGCTATCTCGCGTCCGCCCCCCCTCAATAGCCCCAAAAGTTGTCCGCCCACCTTCCCCACTATAGCCGCCCGCCCACCGCCGCCCACCGCCCCCaagacgcggctatagccgcgtcctactatagtggacactctaaaaacaaacaaaaacttctaaaaaaatttaatacaaaataataaaacaaaataatgaagtgattattatttttttaggaaGAAGAGAATATCACGACAAATCACTATTCAATTATAAATCTCAATCTTGCTCTTATAATAAGTGAATTAATTTAAGAAGTGTtcagtttgcaagattgtattagaaattaaatttattgtgtgtttggttcatgagattcaattccacaactcaatcctagatagataattatgggataattagtcatagctaaccccataTGATTAagataatctcacaactcaatcatagattatatcttggtattattttatcttgcaaaccgaacaccacctaagtGTTTACTAACTGATTATCTTAGTTTATACGGAATGATGGATAAGAAAATCTTTGcattttattcacatttttaACTTTTAGGCCATCTTTAACCATTTATATCAAATTCAAGCGAAAGGAGACGCATTTTACATAAAAGAGCTCAGCAATAAGAACAACCAAATAATAGTACAACTAGAACATATTTTTCATACTTCGACAATATTAGAGAGGATCTAGTTATAATTTACCGCATTATTagattatactccatccgtctccaaagaatatgcactttgggttcggcacggattataatatataaattggtaaagtaagagagaggtaaagagaaaaagtaattaaagtattgttagtgggaaACGTGTCCcacctcattaaagagaaaaagagttttcaaaattgaaaagtgcatgttcttgtaggacggactaaaaagaaaagagtgcatattcttgtgggtcggatggagtaataatagATTGGTTTGCAAtatcttataatttttttgtagtAATCACGTTCAATTAGTTTTG
This sequence is a window from Salvia splendens isolate huo1 chromosome 5, SspV2, whole genome shotgun sequence. Protein-coding genes within it:
- the LOC121802813 gene encoding cyclin-D3-3-like produces the protein MPSHHQLTPQIALYCDEEEYYWDSHSDNNNTISNYFNTPHVNYEDELASLLHKEQEHQPLLKIRCAASARAEAVDWILTVVRYYSFSALTAVLAVNYFDRFQNSSESRVEKPWMAQLTAVACISLAAKVEETHVPLLLDLQVVEKIDYVFESKTIQRMEILVLSTLDWKMNPVTPVSFLDCIARKLGLFSEISRDFLRRCHCLLLSLLSDCRFMRYSSSALATATMLYVISSVEPTIGVDYHDQLVGILGIDKDKVENCCKLIEEVATGAGSLYSCNKRKLPGSPKGVVDVYFSSDDSSAASSPEHHTKKFKST